DNA sequence from the Bacillota bacterium genome:
CGCCTACCGGTATCCCGTACACCCCGTCGAATCCGAAGTAGAGGATCTCCATGCTGTCCCTTATGGTCAGCCCCGCGTGGCGCAAGGGTCCAGAGAGCCACGGTCCAAGCCATCCGTAGATGAGAAACACCACGCCCACGATGGGAAGGGCATACCCGCTCGACCGCCGGGCCGCCTCAAGCAGGAGGACGGTGGCTGCCAGCGCAATTATGAAGTGGTGTGTCTCGAAAGAGGACACGTAGACTATCCAGGTGGCCATGACATCGTGTTCCACCACGAACCACCCGAAGGCGGTCAGAGCGACGCCGGCGAGAAGGGCGTCCACCCAGAGCCAGGTGGGGCTGGAGGCGGAGCCCTTCCGCGGAGGATACATGAGAAACACGAGCGTCACTGCGAAGGTGAGGTGTATGGTTCTCTGAAGTGCCGGAATGAGCACCCCGGACCATGCTGTGTACAGATGGAACAACGCGAACGCGGCTGCGACCACATTTACTACTGTGTTGCTGCGGTATCTTAGGTCCTTTTCACTCATTGGCGCACTCCCCTGACACTTTGAAGACCATCGGCCTATTCAGATATGTACCGGCTGCCACGTCCAGGGTGTCATCCCGGGTCTACTTCATCCAACCCTTCTCCCGGAAGTAGCGCTCGGCTCCGGGGTGCAGAGGGCCGCCCACGTTCCGCCAGGCGTTCTTCGGGTCAAACAGGGCGTGGTGAGTTCCCCAGTCCTGGACGATTCCAGGGTTCTCGCAGATGATCTTGACGATTCCGTAGACCACGTTCTCCGGCACGTCGTCACGGACGATGATGACGTTGGGCTCTCCGATAGTCCAACCGTCCTTCTCTGCCCAGACGAATTTGCCTTTGGGGATGAAGTTCTTGGCGTAGCCGTACTTTTCCGCCATCTTCTCGACGACGCTCTCTTCGGGATCCAGCCACTTCATGGCGGTCTTCGTGGTGAGCTCGACGACAGCGGGGACAACCGGCGCGATTATGGCGTCGGCGTGGCCGTCGGATATGAGGGTGACCGCATCGGCGTAGCTTGTGAAGGTCACGCTGCCACCCCACGACTGCAGCTCCGCGAAGGTTATGCCGTACTCATTCAGAAGCCTTTCAGCGGCCAGTGCAGGGGTGCTGGCTTTGCTTGTGGTTGTGAGCCTGAGCGGGTACTTCTTTTCCTTGAGCTCCTTTATGGAGTTCACAGGAACGGACTTCTTAACCAGGAACAAGCCCATATCGCTTGTCCCAACTTCAGCCACGGCCCTGATGTGCTTGGCAGGCACTGTCTCGTAAGGGTCAGTGCCCAGCCTGGCAGACTGGTAGAGGTGAGCGACGGTCAGGCCCAGCTGTGCCTTGCCTGTCTCCACAAGGGTCGGGTTACCGACTCCCCCACCGGGGATGACAGTGACCAGAACGTCTGGGAACGCCGTCTTGATCTGCTCAGCAATGCTTCCTGCCAGGCCATACCAGGCTCCTCCCGCGGGTCCGCCTGCAAATGTAAGTCTGCTTGCGGCAAACACTCCCGCCGAAGGCAGGCAGGCCGACAGCACGACCAGAGCCGCGAGAACCATTCCCAGGGTCAATCTAGTGTTCCGTTTCATGTTCCGATACCTCCCATTAGTAGTCCCATGACTTGTTCTTGCGAGACTGACCGCCTATTGAGCAGCGTGGGTCGAAGCCACCACCTGCCTAACTCGAGGCCGCGTGCAAGAGGTGGGCCAGGTGGTTCACATCGAACACTGGGAGTCCAAGGCTCTCCTTGAGCCTCGGGGTGTAGGGGGCCAGGTTCGTGCATTCCAGTAGGAACGCCCCTATGCCCGGCTCCTCATCCTTCAAGGTTTGGCACACCGCCAGGACTTCCGAGAAGACCGCCTCTGTATCCAGCTCGTATGGGGGTTGTGCCTCCATTATGCTGGAGGTGAAGTGAGGGCAATCCTCCAGACCCGCGAGGACCAGGCGGTCCGGTTCTCCCCATCCTACCTGCTGGAACACGGAGACCGGGAGGTTCGAGGCGGCGATGACCGCTATCTTCTTGTCAGAAGGGAGCAAGGCTCCGATGGTGGGCAGCAGAATCAAGGCCGAACTGGCAACGGGGATGCTCACCGACCTTGCGAGCGTCTGCTGGTACCTGATGAGCAGGCCGCAGCTGGTGAGTATGGCCTTGACCCCTAATGCCTCAAGCCTCCTGGCAGCCTCAACCAGAGCCTCCACGGCTTCAGGCTTCCCGTGCCGGGTGAGA
Encoded proteins:
- a CDS encoding TAXI family TRAP transporter solute-binding subunit; protein product: MKRNTRLTLGMVLAALVVLSACLPSAGVFAASRLTFAGGPAGGAWYGLAGSIAEQIKTAFPDVLVTVIPGGGVGNPTLVETGKAQLGLTVAHLYQSARLGTDPYETVPAKHIRAVAEVGTSDMGLFLVKKSVPVNSIKELKEKKYPLRLTTTSKASTPALAAERLLNEYGITFAELQSWGGSVTFTSYADAVTLISDGHADAIIAPVVPAVVELTTKTAMKWLDPEESVVEKMAEKYGYAKNFIPKGKFVWAEKDGWTIGEPNVIIVRDDVPENVVYGIVKIICENPGIVQDWGTHHALFDPKNAWRNVGGPLHPGAERYFREKGWMK
- a CDS encoding aspartate/glutamate racemase family protein, encoding MTILRGGRPTSGVSLGIIMLDCKFPRPVGDIGNARTFPFPVQYQVLTGIPAADLTRHGKPEAVEALVEAARRLEALGVKAILTSCGLLIRYQQTLARSVSIPVASSALILLPTIGALLPSDKKIAVIAASNLPVSVFQQVGWGEPDRLVLAGLEDCPHFTSSIMEAQPPYELDTEAVFSEVLAVCQTLKDEEPGIGAFLLECTNLAPYTPRLKESLGLPVFDVNHLAHLLHAASS